A genome region from Lytechinus pictus isolate F3 Inbred chromosome 16, Lp3.0, whole genome shotgun sequence includes the following:
- the LOC135157099 gene encoding tolloid-like protein 2, whose amino-acid sequence MHSSCHFNVFTFVSGKRIVDIDVPVNGSVNITSPDYPDNYTTNIRLTWMISVAEGQSVVLFFSHFDLEPAYDYIKIGFGNVSGLEETRLITVSGVSLPSDINTRHRTAWVEFVSDSAFGFSGFSIEVTGKACSDHS is encoded by the coding sequence ATGCACAGCTCATGCCATTTTAATGTCTTTACGTTTGTCTCAGGTAAAAGAATCGTGGACATCGATGTGCCAGTCAACGGGTCTGTGAACATCACATCCCCAGACTACCCAGACAACTATACCACAAACATCCGTCTAACATGGATGATCAGCGTTGCAGAGGGCCAAAGCGTAGTCTTGTTTTTCAGCCATTTTGACCTGGAACCAGCCTACGACTACATCAAGATCGGTTTCGGAAATGTTTCAGGACTCGAAGAGACTCGGTTGATCACAGTCTCTGGGGTTTCACTTCCGTCGGATATCAATACCCGGCATCGGACAGCATGGGTGGAATTTGTATCCGATTCCGCTTTCGGTTTTTCCGGATTCTCAATTGAAGTTACTGGCAA